One stretch of Legionella birminghamensis DNA includes these proteins:
- a CDS encoding YbaB/EbfC family nucleoid-associated protein, with the protein MDMNQNLGNLMKEAQKMQQRMQEAQQKLNMLTVTGESGGGMVRIKMKGNHDAVEVKIQPSLMEEEVSMLEDLVAAAINDANRKVEKASKDEISQLTAGLNIPTDFMKDKDGEK; encoded by the coding sequence ATGGATATGAATCAAAATCTTGGCAATCTAATGAAAGAAGCCCAAAAAATGCAGCAAAGAATGCAGGAAGCTCAGCAAAAACTGAATATGCTGACAGTTACTGGCGAATCTGGCGGCGGGATGGTTCGTATTAAAATGAAAGGCAATCACGATGCAGTGGAAGTTAAAATCCAGCCTTCACTAATGGAAGAAGAGGTCAGTATGCTGGAAGATCTGGTTGCAGCAGCCATCAATGATGCGAATCGCAAAGTCGAAAAAGCGTCCAAAGACGAAATCAGTCAGCTGACTGCCGGTTTGAATATCCCAACCGATTTCATGAAAGACAAAGACGGGGAAAAATAA
- the recR gene encoding recombination mediator RecR, with the protein MNALTRLVEALRCLPGVGPKSAQRMVFHLLQHQRQRGLHLAACLEQAMQHIRHCERCNDYTETELCFLCQDKTREQSTLCVVETPADVAAIEQSRVFKGTYFVLMGKISPLDGLGPEDIGLPRLRRLVLAEQIEEIILALSPSVEAQTTTHFIRELFSDCSIRISQLARGIPSGGELEFLDVNTIGNALRNRALVNE; encoded by the coding sequence ATGAATGCGTTGACGAGGCTTGTTGAAGCACTGCGCTGCTTGCCTGGAGTAGGTCCAAAATCTGCTCAGCGTATGGTTTTTCACTTGCTGCAACATCAGCGTCAACGCGGCCTGCATCTTGCTGCCTGCCTGGAGCAAGCCATGCAACATATCAGACATTGCGAACGCTGTAATGATTATACAGAAACCGAATTATGCTTCTTATGCCAGGACAAAACACGTGAGCAATCCACTCTATGTGTTGTGGAGACGCCTGCCGACGTGGCCGCTATTGAACAAAGCAGAGTGTTTAAGGGAACCTATTTTGTATTAATGGGTAAAATTTCGCCACTCGATGGCCTGGGACCTGAAGACATCGGCTTGCCACGTTTACGCCGCCTGGTATTGGCTGAGCAAATTGAGGAAATCATTCTTGCGCTAAGCCCTTCAGTCGAAGCTCAAACCACCACCCATTTTATTCGAGAACTGTTTAGTGATTGCAGCATTCGTATCAGTCAGCTGGCACGAGGCATTCCCTCCGGCGGCGAGTTGGAGTTCCTTGACGTCAATACTATTGGTAACGCATTACGTAATCGAGCCCTTGTGAATGAGTAA